In the genome of Nocardia sp. NBC_00416, one region contains:
- a CDS encoding molybdopterin-dependent oxidoreductase: MTGRGPQVASRVGRWLGAAIVLCFLTGLLSHLIQHPPAWFWWPANPAWLYRVTQGTHVLSGIAAVPLVLVKLWAVYPRLFARPILGGPRRALERLSIAVLVGSVLFQLATGLSNIAQFYWWDFYFPAAHYAMAYLAVGALAVHLAVKLPVIRAALRARPPVSSPPEPAVRLSRRAALAGAGTAAVAAVLSVAGQSVGFLRPLAVLAPRSGAGPQGLPVNRTAARAGIEKSARDPAYRLTVAVGDQRREFTRAELLALPQTTARLPIACVEGWSATADWTGVRLRDLLAAVGGVEPGEVRFESLETAGVYRISRLPRPHAVDDRTLVALALNGETLDLDHGYPCRLIAPNRPGVLQTKWLSRIEVIR, translated from the coding sequence ATGACCGGCCGGGGGCCCCAGGTGGCTTCGCGGGTGGGGCGATGGCTCGGCGCGGCGATCGTCCTCTGTTTCCTCACCGGACTGTTGAGCCACCTGATCCAGCATCCACCGGCCTGGTTCTGGTGGCCGGCGAATCCGGCGTGGCTGTATCGCGTCACCCAGGGCACTCATGTGCTGTCCGGTATCGCCGCCGTACCGCTGGTGCTGGTGAAACTGTGGGCGGTGTACCCGAGGTTGTTCGCGCGTCCGATCCTCGGGGGCCCGCGGCGTGCGCTCGAGCGGCTGTCGATCGCGGTGCTGGTCGGGTCGGTCCTGTTCCAGCTCGCCACCGGCCTGTCCAATATCGCGCAGTTCTATTGGTGGGACTTCTACTTTCCCGCCGCGCACTACGCGATGGCCTACCTCGCCGTCGGCGCGTTGGCTGTTCATCTGGCGGTGAAACTTCCGGTGATCAGGGCGGCGTTGCGCGCGCGTCCACCGGTTTCCTCGCCACCCGAACCCGCCGTCCGGCTGTCGCGCCGCGCCGCGCTGGCCGGGGCGGGAACCGCGGCCGTCGCCGCCGTCCTCAGCGTCGCCGGGCAATCCGTCGGGTTCCTCCGTCCGCTGGCTGTGCTCGCGCCGCGCAGCGGTGCCGGGCCGCAGGGGCTGCCGGTGAACCGCACCGCGGCCCGCGCCGGAATCGAGAAGTCGGCCCGCGACCCCGCCTACCGTTTGACGGTGGCCGTCGGCGATCAGCGTCGAGAATTCACCCGCGCCGAACTGCTCGCCCTCCCGCAGACAACGGCCCGCCTCCCCATCGCCTGCGTCGAAGGATGGAGTGCCACCGCGGACTGGACCGGGGTCCGGCTGCGCGATCTGTTGGCGGCGGTGGGCGGAGTGGAACCCGGCGAGGTCCGGTTCGAATCGCTGGAAACCGCTGGTGTCTACCGGATATCGCGGCTGCCGCGGCCGCACGCGGTCGACGACCGCACACTGGTCGCGCTCGCGCTCAACGGCGAGACCCTGGATCTCGATCACGGCTATCCGTGCCGGCTCATCGCCCCGAACCGTCCCGGCGTGCTGCAGACCAAATGGCTCTCCCGCATCGAGGTGATCCGATGA
- the zapE gene encoding cell division protein ZapE: protein MARAQRDWTPEVFTTAAREAGFELDEAQRAAAARLLRLGAHTAGRRSRFRAKPTRGVYVWGPVGRGKSWLVDTFFDAVPVSRKRRVHFHEFFREFHARYAAHRHERRACDRAVRDLLGDYRLVCFDEFHVHDPGDATIMAKVVNSLFAQRITLVATSNYPPSGLLPNPIFHHLVEPLAATLESALDIVEVAGPQDYRRTHRPGTPAAEFERGRYLWPGTGSQLSDAGLVAPAAAERHRIVLGGRAVTARAVRGESVWFDFADLCDAPYSTIDYLTLADRFRTWTLTGLPPLATTNRDAAQRFANLVDVLYDRDRRLELIAAASPAETLTGDSLPLDIQRTASRLALLSVRAERYEPGTPVTATPDTFDTAFTRAAAPGDRSTAAPS, encoded by the coding sequence GTGGCGAGGGCGCAGCGCGATTGGACACCGGAGGTGTTCACGACGGCCGCACGGGAGGCCGGTTTCGAACTCGACGAAGCGCAACGGGCCGCGGCCGCGCGACTGCTCCGCCTCGGTGCGCACACAGCAGGCCGCCGCTCTCGCTTCCGAGCAAAACCGACTCGCGGAGTCTATGTCTGGGGACCCGTCGGGCGCGGTAAGAGCTGGCTGGTCGACACGTTCTTCGACGCCGTGCCGGTCAGCCGGAAACGCCGCGTGCACTTCCACGAGTTCTTCCGCGAATTCCATGCCCGCTACGCGGCCCACCGTCACGAACGCCGCGCCTGCGATCGCGCGGTGCGCGACCTGCTGGGCGACTACCGGCTGGTGTGTTTCGACGAGTTCCATGTGCACGACCCCGGCGACGCCACCATCATGGCGAAGGTCGTGAATTCTCTTTTCGCCCAGCGGATCACCCTCGTCGCGACGTCGAACTATCCGCCGTCGGGTCTGCTGCCCAACCCGATCTTCCACCACTTGGTCGAGCCGTTGGCCGCCACCCTGGAGAGTGCGCTGGACATCGTCGAGGTCGCCGGTCCACAGGACTACCGCCGCACGCACCGGCCGGGCACACCGGCCGCGGAATTCGAGCGCGGCCGCTATCTCTGGCCGGGAACCGGCAGCCAACTGTCCGACGCGGGCCTGGTGGCGCCGGCGGCGGCCGAACGCCACCGCATCGTGCTGGGGGGTCGCGCCGTGACGGCGCGGGCCGTGCGCGGTGAATCGGTGTGGTTCGATTTCGCCGATCTGTGCGACGCCCCGTACTCGACCATCGACTATCTGACACTCGCGGACAGATTCCGCACCTGGACCCTGACCGGCCTGCCACCCTTGGCGACGACCAACCGCGACGCGGCCCAGCGCTTCGCCAACCTCGTAGACGTCCTCTACGACCGGGACCGCCGGCTCGAACTGATCGCCGCGGCATCGCCCGCCGAGACGCTCACCGGCGATTCCCTGCCTCTCGACATCCAGCGCACCGCAAGCCGCCTCGCGCTGCTGTCCGTCCGCGCCGAACGATACGAACCGGGAACACCGGTGACGGCAACCCCGGACACCTTCGATACCGCCTTCACCCGCGCCGCCGCACCAGGTGACCGCTCAACAGCAGCGCCCAGCTGA